TACAAGTGTACCCATCCGCACGGCGTTGGTTGCCAGTGGAATGTAAGATGCTTTGCCTGTTGGGTTGTAATGAATAGCACAGCTGTCACCCGCAGCGAAGACGTCTTTTTGACTCGTTTGCATATATTTATCCACGATGATTGCGCCGTTTGGCAGCATATCCACTTGACCTTTGAGCAGTTCAGTATTTGGACGGAAACCAATGCACAGAATAACCAGATCGGTTTCAAACTCCCCTTTGGACGTGATCACTTTAGTCACTTTGCCATTTTCACCAGTAAACTTCTGTACCGTTTGACCAAGAGCCAGCTTAATGCCGCGTCCAGTCAACGTATCTTCAATCGCATCCGTGAACTCAGGATCCAGGTATTTGTTCAAAATTCGGTCCACACTGTCGATCAGGGTAACTTCCTTGCCGTTCATTTGGAAGGCTTCCACCAGTTCAACGCCGATATACCCTGCACCTACAACAGTAACACGTTTGGCATCTTTGGCTTTTTCAATAATCGTGTTGGAGTGATTGTAGTTTTTGCAAAGTAAAATGTTGTCCATCTCAATGCCTTCAAGCTTCGGAACGACAGGCCATGAACCCGTTGTCACGATCAGTTTGTCAAACGTATCTTCAAATTCTTCCCCGGTTTGCAGGTTTTTAGCCTGAAGGGTATGACCCTTGGCATCGACTGCTGTAACTTCATGAAGCATCTTGGTCTCAACACCAAGCTCTGCCAATTGATTAGGCGAAGAATAGAACAAACCGTCAGGGTCTTTCACAACCCCACCTACGTAGAGCGCAATGCCACAAGATAGGAAGGAGATATTGTCATTGCGCTCATACACCGTGATGGTAGCATCCGGGTACAATTTGGCGGTATTTACGATGGCTGCGGTCCCTGCGTGTGTACATCCGATAACTGCGATTTTCATTAAAAGTTCCTCCTCGAAATATATAAATGAGTTTGAATATAAGGTTGTTATGGTTGTGAAACATTTCACTTCTTGTTCGAAATTGTGTATGTGATTTATTTCACTTTATACACTCATTATAATGTGATATTTTTCACATTGCAATAGGTTGAGCAAAAAAAGTTTGTCGAAGGAGGTCATTTCCCTGTATTTAAGCCTTTCTTCCCTTCATTGTATTGATTTCATTGTCCCCGGATTCGGGTCGATTTATGCTATGCAAAGGCTTCCGCGTTCCCTGTATGGACACAGTATGGACGTATAAAGTTAGAGGCGTCTTCTGCATTCTTGTTTGACTTTTACAAAAATTAAATGGCTTCACTTTTCATTACAGGGTTGATCTCATGGAGCCAACTCCTACCTGTGAAGAGAATAAATCTGCGTATATAAAATAATCAAAGAAGCCTATCCTTGCACATGCAAGGACAGGCTTCTCAAACGTTCATGTATTAACCGAGCAATTTCTCGATATCTGCAATCATTGTCTCCGGAGATTCTTTCGGTTCAACACGACCTACCACTTCACCTTCGCGGTTAACAAGGAACTTGGTGAAGTTCCATTGGATGTCGCTTGTTTCACCTACGCCAGGTTGTTGCTCCTTCAGGTATTGGAATAGAGGATGAGTGTCCTCACCATTCACATCTACCTTGGCAAACACCGGGAAATTCACACCATAGTTAATCTGGCAAAATGATTCCGCTTCCTCACTTGTACCTGGCTCCTGCCCTCCAAACTGGTTACAAGGGAAACCCAGTACAACCAAGCCTTGATCACGATAACG
This Paenibacillus xylanexedens DNA region includes the following protein-coding sequences:
- a CDS encoding glutathione peroxidase — encoded protein: MSVYSYQAVTTANQEVSLDLYQGKVLVIANTASKCGLTPQYGELQKLYDRYRDQGLVVLGFPCNQFGGQEPGTSEEAESFCQINYGVNFPVFAKVDVNGEDTHPLFQYLKEQQPGVGETSDIQWNFTKFLVNREGEVVGRVEPKESPETMIADIEKLLG
- a CDS encoding FAD-dependent oxidoreductase translates to MKIAVIGCTHAGTAAIVNTAKLYPDATITVYERNDNISFLSCGIALYVGGVVKDPDGLFYSSPNQLAELGVETKMLHEVTAVDAKGHTLQAKNLQTGEEFEDTFDKLIVTTGSWPVVPKLEGIEMDNILLCKNYNHSNTIIEKAKDAKRVTVVGAGYIGVELVEAFQMNGKEVTLIDSVDRILNKYLDPEFTDAIEDTLTGRGIKLALGQTVQKFTGENGKVTKVITSKGEFETDLVILCIGFRPNTELLKGQVDMLPNGAIIVDKYMQTSQKDVFAAGDSCAIHYNPTGKASYIPLATNAVRMGTLVARNLVRPTTPYMGTQGTSGIKIYEQNIAGTGMTEMSAADEGLIVESVVLEDSYRPEFMPTAEKLLLKVVYEQATRRIVGAQVMSQVDLTQSINTISVCIQNNMTVDELAFIDFFFQPHYNKPWNFLNTAGLQALPPIEVKAPAMV